In the Streptomyces sp. cg36 genome, one interval contains:
- a CDS encoding class I SAM-dependent methyltransferase has translation MSDIPAQLPHTDSPLPGAEPGTFCLPAGYVQRVPPDYFVDEDEDGIVWQPDVYPYAASIARTHGCDTIIDIGCGRAEKLAALARRYPEWHYVGVDYGANIQWCREHWEFGQWVEADLEKDVRPVTDVEAVSGSVIVCSDVLEHLVRPDIAAAAIRGLLLDGAVKAVFSTPARERKVLPDQAEFHGPPDNVTHVREWASEEFRAFLRSCGLAVEDFSYTRRNDADGAPSTQLILADVHRR, from the coding sequence ATGAGCGACATCCCCGCGCAGCTCCCGCACACCGACTCACCGTTACCCGGCGCCGAGCCGGGCACGTTCTGTCTTCCGGCCGGATATGTGCAGCGCGTTCCACCCGACTACTTCGTCGACGAGGACGAGGACGGCATCGTGTGGCAGCCCGATGTCTATCCGTACGCCGCCTCCATAGCGCGCACACACGGCTGCGACACCATCATCGACATCGGCTGCGGCCGTGCGGAGAAACTGGCCGCGCTCGCCCGCCGGTACCCCGAGTGGCACTACGTCGGCGTCGACTACGGGGCCAACATCCAATGGTGCCGGGAACACTGGGAGTTCGGACAGTGGGTGGAGGCCGACCTGGAGAAGGACGTGCGGCCCGTCACCGACGTGGAGGCCGTCAGCGGCTCCGTCATCGTCTGCTCCGACGTGCTCGAACACCTGGTGCGGCCGGACATCGCCGCCGCGGCCATCCGTGGGCTCCTGCTCGACGGTGCCGTCAAGGCCGTGTTCTCCACTCCTGCCCGTGAGCGCAAAGTCCTGCCGGACCAGGCGGAGTTCCACGGACCGCCGGACAATGTCACGCACGTGCGCGAGTGGGCGAGCGAGGAGTTCCGCGCCTTCCTCCGCTCCTGCGGCCTGGCGGTCGAGGACTTCTCCTACACGCGCCGCAACGACGCGGACGGCGCGCCGAGCACGCAGCTGATCCTCGCCGACGTCCACCGTCGCTGA
- a CDS encoding MFS transporter: MKHLWQQTRSFPPAAQLLMANQFAINLAFYMLMPYLAAHLSGGLGLAAWAVGLVLGVRNFSQQGMFLIGGTIADRLGHKIPIMAGCLLRTVGFALLGWVDNLPALIVASAATGFAGALFNPAVRAHLAVEAGERRVDAFATFNVYYQAGMLLGPLVGLALLAADFRLVCTVAAAVFAALALVQGRALPGHLGGPSAVGRESVPAQWRTVAANRPFLLFSAAMIGSYVLSFQVYLALPLAATDALGANGTTVTSGLFVISAAVAVVGQLRLTGWAKQRWQPSDALVRGLALMALAFVPLALSPQGSSTAVLTALIVAVVLLAAGSAVVYPFEMDTVVALSGNRLVATHYGLYNTVSGLGITLGNLATGALWDFARQHDAQWLPWAGLTATGLACAASVACLARTGRLTAPLPQPVVA, from the coding sequence ATGAAGCACCTGTGGCAGCAGACCCGCTCCTTCCCGCCCGCCGCACAGCTGCTGATGGCCAATCAGTTCGCCATCAACCTCGCCTTCTACATGCTGATGCCGTACCTGGCCGCCCACCTCTCCGGCGGGCTCGGCCTGGCCGCCTGGGCCGTCGGCCTGGTCCTCGGGGTCCGCAACTTCTCCCAGCAGGGGATGTTCCTCATCGGCGGCACGATCGCCGACCGCCTCGGCCACAAGATCCCGATCATGGCCGGCTGCCTCCTGCGCACCGTCGGCTTCGCCCTGCTCGGCTGGGTCGACAACCTGCCCGCGCTCATCGTCGCGTCCGCGGCAACCGGCTTCGCCGGCGCCCTGTTCAACCCCGCGGTCCGCGCCCACCTCGCCGTCGAAGCCGGTGAGCGCCGCGTGGATGCCTTCGCCACCTTCAACGTCTACTACCAGGCCGGCATGCTCCTCGGCCCCCTGGTCGGACTCGCCCTGCTGGCGGCGGACTTCCGCCTGGTCTGCACAGTCGCCGCGGCCGTCTTCGCCGCGCTCGCCCTCGTTCAAGGGCGCGCACTTCCCGGCCACCTCGGCGGCCCGTCCGCCGTCGGCCGGGAAAGCGTCCCCGCCCAGTGGCGAACGGTCGCCGCCAACCGCCCCTTCCTCCTCTTCTCGGCGGCGATGATCGGCTCGTACGTCCTGTCCTTCCAGGTCTACCTCGCCCTGCCACTCGCGGCGACCGACGCCCTCGGGGCGAACGGCACGACAGTGACCAGCGGCCTGTTCGTCATCTCCGCGGCCGTCGCCGTCGTCGGCCAACTACGGCTCACCGGCTGGGCCAAGCAACGCTGGCAGCCCAGCGACGCCCTGGTGCGCGGGCTGGCGCTGATGGCGCTCGCGTTCGTCCCCCTCGCGCTCAGCCCGCAGGGCTCCTCCACCGCCGTACTGACCGCCCTGATCGTGGCCGTGGTGCTCCTGGCGGCCGGATCCGCCGTCGTCTACCCCTTCGAGATGGACACCGTCGTCGCGCTGTCCGGCAACCGCCTGGTCGCGACCCACTACGGCCTCTACAACACCGTCTCCGGCCTCGGCATCACGCTGGGCAACCTCGCCACCGGCGCCCTGTGGGACTTCGCCCGACAGCACGACGCCCAGTGGCTGCCCTGGGCAGGGCTCACCGCGACCGGGCTCGCCTGCGCGGCCTCGGTCGCCTGCCTCGCCCGCACCGGACGCCTCACCGCGCCACTGCCGCAGCCCGTCGTGGCGTAG
- a CDS encoding ArsR/SmtB family transcription factor, giving the protein MGHGTGSAGNATTRERLDAVGTADVAATLQALAAPSRLYILARLQEGPCSVGDLAEAVGMEASACSHQLRLLRNLGLVTGERHGRSIVYALHDTHVAELLDQALFHVEHLRMGVRDRPAPQQTTVAD; this is encoded by the coding sequence ATGGGCCATGGAACGGGCAGTGCCGGCAACGCCACCACACGCGAGCGTCTCGACGCGGTCGGAACCGCCGACGTCGCCGCGACCCTCCAGGCCCTCGCCGCCCCTTCCCGGCTGTACATCCTGGCCCGGCTCCAGGAAGGCCCCTGCTCGGTGGGCGACCTCGCGGAAGCCGTCGGGATGGAAGCCTCCGCCTGCTCCCACCAGCTGCGCCTGCTGCGCAACCTCGGCCTGGTCACCGGCGAGCGCCACGGACGCTCGATCGTCTACGCCCTCCACGACACCCACGTCGCCGAGCTCCTCGACCAGGCCCTGTTCCACGTGGAACACCTGCGGATGGGCGTGCGCGACCGCCCCGCCCCGCAGCAGACGACTGTCGCCGACTGA
- a CDS encoding phosphatase PAP2 family protein, which produces MLWAAAAVVALGFLIGVEVVARRYAGASGPITLQTRELILPPKPGPLYGGLALMMVVLTWRQRFIALGSAIAIDVVFVLGRWAAGVEVPEGQAFGNGALWVMLGCAVFAFVRRTGQERLLLLKGVGLGLLLVTGRKTGDAWLAITSQTRPTVLDPYVAMADHALGNPSWLVGRVVEASGSAGSLLLHFVYGELAVAAVVVALYQLRKVSAERRFPRHHLVRTFLLIGLLGPAFYMIFPVVGPVFAYGPGASGTGGVEWAVANLWPHTTPPVTLPHPVPYDGITPRNCMPSLHTAWATAIFIHTRKGPRTLRYAGTFWLVATLIATLGFGYHYGVDLVAGVVFALTTEMALRTFDRGWDRSGMRFVGWGTAVFSALLLSYRYLSMEMAEHRWVAGPLVLLALASVIYGYLRTTRKWASDVVPFPRQTRRPEAEAAAGPDAAPEAAPELV; this is translated from the coding sequence ATCCTGTGGGCCGCGGCGGCTGTGGTGGCCCTGGGGTTCCTCATCGGTGTGGAGGTGGTCGCGCGCCGGTACGCCGGTGCGTCGGGGCCGATCACCCTCCAGACGCGGGAGCTGATCCTCCCGCCGAAGCCGGGGCCGCTCTACGGCGGGCTCGCGCTGATGATGGTGGTGCTCACCTGGCGGCAGAGGTTCATCGCGCTCGGTTCCGCGATCGCCATCGACGTCGTCTTCGTCCTGGGGCGGTGGGCGGCCGGGGTCGAGGTGCCCGAGGGGCAGGCGTTCGGCAACGGCGCGCTGTGGGTGATGCTCGGATGCGCCGTCTTCGCGTTCGTGCGGCGCACCGGCCAGGAGCGGTTGCTGCTCCTGAAGGGCGTCGGGCTGGGGCTGCTGCTCGTGACCGGGCGCAAGACCGGTGACGCGTGGCTGGCGATCACCTCCCAGACCCGCCCGACCGTGCTCGACCCCTATGTGGCCATGGCCGATCACGCACTGGGCAATCCGTCGTGGCTGGTGGGCCGGGTCGTCGAGGCCAGCGGCTCGGCCGGCTCGCTCCTCCTGCACTTCGTCTACGGCGAGCTCGCCGTGGCGGCGGTCGTCGTCGCCCTGTACCAGCTGCGGAAGGTGTCGGCCGAGCGCCGGTTCCCGCGCCACCACCTGGTGCGCACCTTCCTGCTGATCGGTCTTCTCGGACCGGCGTTCTACATGATCTTCCCGGTGGTCGGGCCGGTCTTCGCGTACGGCCCGGGTGCCTCCGGCACCGGCGGTGTGGAGTGGGCGGTGGCCAACCTGTGGCCGCACACGACGCCGCCGGTCACCCTCCCGCACCCGGTGCCGTACGACGGGATCACCCCGCGCAACTGCATGCCCAGCCTGCATACGGCGTGGGCCACCGCGATCTTCATCCACACCCGCAAGGGCCCCCGGACGCTGCGGTACGCGGGGACGTTCTGGCTGGTCGCGACGTTGATCGCCACGTTGGGCTTCGGCTACCACTACGGCGTGGACCTCGTCGCCGGTGTGGTGTTCGCGCTGACCACAGAGATGGCCCTGCGGACCTTCGACCGCGGCTGGGACCGGTCGGGAATGCGGTTCGTCGGGTGGGGGACGGCCGTCTTCTCCGCGCTTCTGCTGTCCTACCGCTATCTGTCCATGGAGATGGCCGAGCACCGGTGGGTGGCCGGACCTCTCGTTCTCCTGGCGCTGGCCTCCGTGATCTACGGCTATCTGCGGACCACCAGGAAGTGGGCATCGGACGTCGTGCCGTTCCCCCGGCAGACACGACGCCCCGAGGCGGAAGCCGCAGCAGGTCCCGACGCCGCACCCGAGGCCGCGCCCGAACTGGTCTGA
- a CDS encoding MFS transporter codes for MTARAVLRPYAALRTVPGGPGLLSAGLIARLAPAMNPLALLFLFKEHTGHYTFGATACAVYALAGAAAGPPLGRLCDRRRPAPVLYAACAVHLPALLSLLTAIAYGAPRPVLLVLLLAAGAAAPPVTGVVRAAWYLRTDTRSGRAALRPYALAAETVCAEAVFVLGPLLVATALAVADATAALVLGCLCCVAGTCALARNTAAMPGPSRQPTSQTRRLGPLRLSGFATVLWCTALVSLSFGISDVALPAAALRHTGAHSTSAAGLLLALWATSSLASGLVFGADRRPGRRLRRPGRLMVLLALCLAALSAAPGLVALAVGSMLCGLLTGPVLITLNALVADIAPADVISEAYVWASSVTVVVCALGTALTGPVVDRPYGTTWSFLAAGLSTAGAAAIAGRGSRSSRYATHAVGSGAAPVPP; via the coding sequence ATGACCGCCCGGGCGGTCCTGCGCCCGTACGCGGCCCTGCGGACGGTGCCGGGCGGGCCCGGGCTCCTGAGCGCGGGACTGATCGCACGTCTGGCCCCGGCCATGAACCCGCTGGCCCTGCTGTTCCTCTTCAAGGAGCACACCGGGCACTACACCTTCGGTGCCACGGCCTGCGCCGTCTACGCCCTGGCCGGAGCCGCGGCCGGTCCACCGCTGGGCCGACTGTGCGACCGACGCCGTCCCGCCCCGGTCCTGTACGCGGCGTGCGCGGTCCACCTGCCCGCCCTGCTCTCGCTGCTCACCGCGATCGCGTACGGCGCGCCCCGCCCGGTGCTCCTGGTACTGCTCCTGGCCGCCGGCGCCGCCGCTCCGCCCGTGACCGGCGTGGTGCGCGCGGCCTGGTACCTGCGCACCGACACCCGGTCGGGGCGTGCGGCGCTGCGGCCGTACGCCCTGGCCGCGGAGACCGTGTGCGCGGAGGCCGTCTTCGTCCTCGGCCCCCTGCTCGTGGCGACGGCCCTGGCCGTGGCCGACGCGACCGCGGCCCTGGTCCTCGGATGCCTGTGCTGCGTGGCCGGTACCTGCGCACTCGCCCGCAACACCGCGGCCATGCCCGGCCCGTCCCGCCAACCCACCTCCCAGACAAGAAGGTTGGGTCCGCTCCGGCTGTCCGGCTTCGCCACGGTCCTGTGGTGCACGGCCCTGGTGTCGCTGTCCTTCGGCATCAGCGATGTCGCGCTCCCGGCGGCGGCCCTCCGGCACACCGGGGCACACAGCACCAGTGCGGCCGGGCTGCTGCTGGCGCTGTGGGCCACCAGCAGTCTGGCCAGCGGTCTCGTCTTCGGCGCCGACCGCCGGCCCGGACGGCGTCTTCGCCGCCCGGGCCGCCTCATGGTCCTGCTCGCCCTCTGCCTCGCGGCCCTGTCCGCGGCCCCCGGGCTCGTGGCGCTCGCCGTGGGCTCGATGCTGTGCGGACTCCTCACGGGTCCCGTACTCATCACCTTGAACGCGCTCGTCGCCGACATCGCCCCGGCCGATGTGATCAGCGAGGCTTACGTCTGGGCGTCCAGTGTCACGGTCGTCGTGTGCGCCCTCGGCACCGCGCTCACCGGACCGGTGGTCGACCGGCCGTACGGCACCACCTGGTCGTTCCTGGCAGCGGGGCTCAGCACAGCGGGGGCGGCTGCGATCGCCGGGCGAGGCTCCCGTAGCTCCCGGTACGCGACGCACGCCGTCGGCTCGGGGGCCGCGCCCGTTCCGCCGTGA
- a CDS encoding VOC family protein, protein MSLQMELVAINLDCPDPLALAAFYQQVTGFEPHPKSDAEFAGLNREDGLFIGFQRVDDYRPPSWPDQVVPQQLHICFKVTESLDEAEARLLELGAGKPDHQPHGDEARVLTDPAGHPFCILTR, encoded by the coding sequence ATGTCCCTGCAGATGGAACTCGTCGCTATCAACCTCGACTGCCCCGACCCACTGGCTCTCGCGGCGTTCTACCAGCAGGTCACCGGCTTCGAACCGCACCCGAAGTCGGACGCCGAGTTCGCCGGTCTCAACCGTGAGGACGGCCTCTTCATCGGCTTCCAGCGCGTCGATGACTACCGGCCCCCGAGCTGGCCCGACCAGGTCGTTCCCCAGCAGCTGCACATCTGCTTCAAGGTCACGGAGAGCCTGGACGAGGCCGAGGCCCGGCTGCTGGAGCTCGGTGCGGGCAAGCCCGACCACCAGCCGCACGGGGACGAGGCCCGGGTCCTCACCGACCCCGCCGGGCATCCGTTCTGCATCCTCACGCGCTGA
- a CDS encoding NmrA/HSCARG family protein: MRIRERVFMDGKRIVAVFGATGQQGGSLARAILEDPDSEFAVRAVTRRPDSDAARELERLGAQLVRADLDDADSLAPALEGAYGAYLVTNFWEDMDAAHEQAQAAALARAAGHAGVQHAVWSTLEDTRECIPLEDGRMPTLQGRFKVPHFDGKAEADQFFLDAGVPVTFLRTTFYWENLYGAFAPQPTEDGALEFIFPLGDKKLSGIGVQDIGQVAYALFKGGTDYIGATVSIAGEHLTLTDMAARMTEVLGRPVRYRPLAPDAFRALGFPGADEAGNMFQFYADCEARFVAARDLDAVRSLHPGLQDFTTWLRNHRDHFTSAG; this comes from the coding sequence ATGCGGATTCGGGAGAGGGTGTTCATGGACGGCAAGCGGATCGTCGCGGTCTTCGGTGCGACCGGGCAGCAGGGCGGGTCACTGGCACGGGCGATCCTGGAGGACCCGGACAGCGAGTTCGCCGTGCGCGCGGTGACCCGCCGACCGGACTCGGACGCCGCCCGGGAACTGGAGCGCCTCGGGGCGCAGCTGGTCCGGGCCGACCTGGACGACGCGGACTCCCTGGCACCCGCGCTGGAGGGCGCGTACGGGGCGTATCTCGTGACCAACTTCTGGGAGGACATGGACGCCGCCCACGAACAGGCGCAGGCGGCGGCGCTGGCGCGGGCCGCCGGGCACGCCGGGGTTCAGCACGCGGTGTGGTCGACGCTGGAGGACACCCGGGAGTGCATTCCGCTGGAGGACGGGCGGATGCCCACCCTCCAGGGCAGGTTCAAGGTGCCGCACTTCGACGGCAAGGCGGAGGCGGACCAGTTCTTCCTCGACGCCGGCGTCCCGGTCACGTTCCTGCGGACCACGTTCTACTGGGAGAACCTCTACGGGGCGTTCGCACCGCAGCCCACCGAGGACGGCGCGCTGGAGTTCATCTTCCCCCTGGGCGACAAGAAGCTGTCGGGCATCGGGGTGCAGGACATCGGCCAGGTCGCGTACGCCCTGTTCAAGGGCGGTACGGACTACATCGGCGCGACGGTGAGCATCGCGGGCGAGCATCTGACCCTCACCGACATGGCCGCCCGGATGACCGAGGTGCTGGGGCGTCCGGTGCGCTACCGCCCGCTCGCCCCGGACGCCTTCCGGGCCCTGGGGTTCCCCGGCGCGGACGAGGCGGGCAACATGTTCCAGTTCTACGCCGACTGCGAGGCCCGCTTCGTCGCCGCCCGCGACCTCGACGCGGTCCGCTCGCTCCACCCCGGCCTCCAGGACTTCACCACCTGGCTGAGGAACCACCGGGACCACTTCACCTCCGCCGGCTGA
- a CDS encoding PLP-dependent cysteine synthase family protein — protein sequence MNQPRHTALPAAQLPPDAKHPLHTPAGLVGDTPVLWIGPPFTAAGRGFWAKLEGHNPGGIKDRTALHMVRAARERGQLPPGARIIESTSGTLGLGLALAGATYGHPVTVVTDPGMEPLMTGLLTAYGAEVDLVTAPHPDGGWQEARRRRVAELLARHTNSWCPDQYNNPDNTAAYAPLARELLAQLGRIDTLVVSVGTGGHSAGIASVLRGHFPRLRVVGVDTTGSTIFGQPAGTRLMRGLGSSIYPGNVAYDLFDEVHWVAAPEAVWAARRLARDHYATGGWSVGAVGLVARWLARTLPPEDRVVAVFPDGPQRYVGTVFDDTYCRSHDLLGHPPADAPDEIADPRERTVTRWTRCTHVTDPLAPRARHNAAGAAR from the coding sequence ATGAACCAACCCCGCCACACGGCCCTGCCCGCGGCCCAGTTGCCGCCCGACGCCAAGCACCCCCTGCACACACCCGCCGGTCTCGTCGGCGACACGCCCGTCCTGTGGATCGGCCCACCCTTCACCGCCGCCGGGCGCGGCTTCTGGGCCAAGCTCGAAGGCCACAACCCCGGCGGCATCAAGGACCGCACCGCCCTGCACATGGTCCGGGCCGCCCGCGAACGCGGGCAGTTGCCGCCCGGCGCCCGCATCATCGAGTCGACCTCCGGCACCCTCGGCCTCGGTCTCGCCCTGGCGGGTGCCACCTACGGCCACCCCGTCACCGTGGTCACCGACCCCGGCATGGAACCCCTGATGACCGGCCTGCTCACCGCGTACGGAGCCGAAGTCGACCTCGTCACCGCGCCCCACCCGGACGGCGGCTGGCAGGAAGCCCGCCGCCGTCGCGTCGCCGAACTCCTGGCCCGGCACACCAACTCCTGGTGCCCGGACCAGTACAACAACCCCGACAACACCGCCGCCTACGCCCCGCTCGCCCGCGAACTCCTCGCCCAGCTCGGCCGTATCGACACCCTGGTCGTCTCCGTCGGCACCGGCGGCCACTCCGCGGGCATCGCCTCCGTCCTGCGCGGCCACTTCCCCCGTCTGCGGGTGGTCGGCGTCGACACCACCGGCTCCACGATCTTCGGCCAGCCCGCCGGTACCCGCCTCATGCGCGGCCTGGGCTCCAGCATCTACCCGGGCAACGTCGCCTACGACCTGTTCGACGAAGTCCACTGGGTCGCCGCCCCCGAGGCCGTGTGGGCGGCCCGCCGCCTGGCCCGCGACCACTACGCGACCGGCGGCTGGAGCGTCGGGGCGGTCGGCCTCGTCGCCCGCTGGCTGGCCCGCACCCTGCCGCCGGAGGACCGCGTCGTCGCCGTCTTCCCCGACGGACCCCAGCGTTACGTCGGCACGGTCTTCGACGACACCTACTGCCGCAGCCACGACCTCCTCGGCCATCCACCCGCCGACGCTCCCGACGAGATCGCCGACCCCCGCGAACGCACCGTGACCCGCTGGACCCGCTGCACGCACGTCACCGACCCGCTGGCACCCCGCGCCCGCCACAACGCGGCCGGAGCCGCCCGATGA
- a CDS encoding helix-turn-helix domain-containing protein, with the protein MIKPHLVRLSGSAADLDEGVVERGLERADGGAEGADGPTRHVVVVHTGGSADLSWTADGRPRRERFHRGQALVNPAGWASRPRWEQDAELMLVALEPAWLEKLATESDLPGPLELAPRYHLTDPFLGMLVERLVAEYEGPLPADPLYAQSMLQALAAHLIRTAATRGPRLPEREGGLTPKRLNRVVDHMNGYLDGRLSLTELAAVAGVSPSHFTRAFRASTGQSPHQYLVRLRLERARRALLTTDTPIATIAQLCGFADQSHLTRTMRLHTGLTPAGLRAGR; encoded by the coding sequence TTGATCAAGCCCCACCTGGTCCGCCTCTCCGGCAGCGCCGCCGACCTGGACGAGGGCGTGGTCGAGCGCGGTCTGGAACGGGCCGACGGCGGAGCCGAGGGCGCGGACGGTCCGACCCGGCACGTCGTGGTGGTGCACACCGGCGGCTCCGCCGACCTCAGCTGGACCGCCGACGGCCGCCCCCGGCGCGAGCGCTTCCACCGCGGACAGGCGCTGGTCAACCCGGCCGGCTGGGCGTCCCGGCCGCGCTGGGAGCAGGATGCCGAGCTGATGCTGGTCGCCCTCGAACCGGCCTGGCTGGAGAAGCTCGCCACCGAGAGCGACCTGCCCGGCCCGCTGGAGCTGGCCCCGCGCTACCACCTGACCGACCCGTTCCTGGGCATGCTGGTCGAGCGCCTGGTCGCCGAGTACGAGGGGCCGCTGCCCGCCGATCCGCTGTACGCCCAGTCGATGCTGCAGGCGCTGGCGGCCCACCTGATCCGCACCGCCGCGACCCGCGGGCCGCGCCTGCCCGAGCGCGAGGGCGGGCTCACGCCGAAGAGGCTGAACCGCGTCGTGGACCACATGAACGGCTACCTGGACGGGCGGCTCTCGCTGACCGAGCTCGCCGCCGTGGCGGGGGTCAGCCCGTCACACTTCACCCGGGCCTTCCGCGCGTCCACCGGCCAGTCCCCGCACCAGTACCTGGTCCGGCTGCGCCTGGAACGCGCCCGTCGCGCCCTGCTCACCACGGACACTCCGATCGCCACGATCGCCCAGCTGTGCGGCTTCGCCGACCAGAGCCACCTGACCCGCACCATGCGCCTGCACACCGGACTCACCCCGGCGGGGCTGCGCGCGGGCCGGTAA
- a CDS encoding SDR family oxidoreductase yields the protein MSSNHSLAGKVVLVGAGAKNLGGLISRNAGADGAKVVVHYHSDATAPDAEATVAAVKAAGGEAVAVQGDLTQTADVERVFAVAQETFGGIDVAVNTAGMVLRKPIVETTEAEYDVMHAVNAKAAYFFIREAGKRLNDGGKVITVVTSLLAAFTDGYSTYAGAKAPVEHYTRAAAKEFAARGISVNNIAPGPMDTPFFYGQETPERVAFHKSQAMGGQLTKIEDIAPIVTFLATEGWWITGQTLFANGGYTTR from the coding sequence ATGAGCAGCAACCACTCCCTGGCGGGCAAGGTCGTCCTGGTCGGTGCCGGTGCGAAGAACCTCGGCGGGCTGATCAGCCGCAACGCGGGCGCGGACGGCGCCAAGGTCGTCGTGCACTACCACTCCGACGCCACCGCACCGGACGCCGAGGCGACCGTCGCGGCGGTCAAGGCGGCCGGCGGCGAGGCGGTCGCCGTCCAGGGCGACCTGACGCAGACCGCCGACGTGGAGCGGGTCTTCGCCGTCGCGCAGGAGACCTTCGGCGGCATCGACGTCGCCGTGAACACCGCGGGCATGGTCCTGCGCAAGCCGATCGTGGAGACCACCGAGGCCGAGTACGACGTCATGCACGCGGTGAACGCCAAGGCCGCGTACTTCTTCATCCGCGAGGCGGGCAAGCGGCTCAACGACGGCGGCAAGGTCATCACCGTCGTGACGTCCCTGCTGGCCGCCTTCACCGACGGCTACTCCACGTACGCCGGTGCCAAGGCGCCCGTCGAGCACTACACCCGGGCCGCGGCCAAGGAGTTCGCCGCCCGCGGCATCTCGGTCAACAACATCGCGCCGGGCCCGATGGACACCCCGTTCTTCTACGGCCAGGAGACGCCGGAGCGCGTCGCCTTCCACAAGTCCCAGGCGATGGGCGGCCAGTTGACGAAGATCGAGGACATCGCGCCGATCGTCACCTTCCTGGCCACCGAGGGCTGGTGGATCACCGGCCAGACCCTCTTCGCCAACGGCGGTTACACCACCCGCTGA
- a CDS encoding squalene/phytoene synthase family protein yields MVALAEAHRVVREYSTTWYEPVVSMPARLNEAVSCAYLLMRGIDEIEDHPGLAGADKAVLLRGIGRTLQRRFARDDLAALFAGREAVLPQVTLRLGEWAGLAPPEIGPRVWETFATMSERMAGWAECGFTVHDEPDLDRYTYAVAGTLALLLSDLWAWYDGTPSSRTLGVAYGRALQSVNILVDRAVDTGRGVDFWPDGWREPDMVRYARQELVLADAYVAGLPDGPARTFCAEPLARAHRALRSWTPAPRGSAPDDGGGR; encoded by the coding sequence ATGGTTGCGCTGGCTGAAGCACACCGAGTGGTACGGGAGTACAGCACCACCTGGTACGAACCCGTGGTCAGCATGCCCGCGCGGCTCAACGAGGCGGTGTCGTGCGCCTATCTGCTGATGCGGGGGATCGACGAGATCGAGGACCACCCGGGGCTCGCGGGGGCCGACAAGGCGGTGCTGCTGCGCGGGATCGGCCGGACGCTGCAACGGCGCTTCGCCCGCGATGACCTGGCCGCGCTGTTCGCGGGGCGCGAGGCGGTGCTGCCGCAGGTGACGTTGCGCCTGGGCGAATGGGCGGGCCTGGCCCCGCCCGAGATCGGGCCCCGGGTGTGGGAGACGTTCGCCACGATGTCCGAGCGGATGGCCGGCTGGGCCGAGTGCGGCTTCACCGTGCACGACGAACCGGATCTCGACCGGTACACGTATGCGGTGGCGGGGACTCTGGCGCTGCTGCTGTCGGACCTGTGGGCGTGGTACGACGGCACGCCCAGCAGCCGGACCCTGGGGGTGGCTTACGGGCGGGCGCTGCAGAGCGTCAACATCCTCGTCGACCGGGCGGTGGACACCGGGCGGGGTGTGGACTTCTGGCCGGACGGCTGGCGCGAGCCGGACATGGTCCGCTACGCCCGGCAGGAACTCGTCCTGGCCGACGCCTATGTGGCCGGGCTGCCCGACGGCCCCGCCCGCACCTTCTGCGCGGAACCGCTGGCCCGCGCCCACCGGGCCCTCCGGTCGTGGACACCGGCACCGCGCGGCTCCGCTCCCGACGACGGGGGCGGCCGGTGA
- a CDS encoding (2Fe-2S) ferredoxin domain-containing protein, translated as MSKRTRRERTATRSAAAGAARCTVTVCRGCCCGTPSKVAHLDHEAQLTDLRTALSGIAAIRRTDCLDACERANVVVIQPSPEGREAGGRPVWLGQVNDPGAAADITAWVRAGGPGLAPPPGVLDLYAFQPSRRVRAELHDE; from the coding sequence ATGAGCAAGCGCACCCGCCGCGAGCGCACGGCCACCCGCTCCGCAGCGGCCGGTGCCGCACGGTGCACGGTCACCGTCTGCCGGGGATGCTGCTGCGGAACCCCGTCCAAGGTCGCCCACCTCGACCACGAAGCCCAGCTCACCGACCTGCGCACCGCGCTGTCCGGCATCGCGGCCATCCGGCGCACCGACTGCCTCGACGCGTGCGAACGCGCCAACGTCGTCGTGATCCAGCCCTCCCCCGAAGGCCGCGAGGCCGGCGGCCGGCCGGTCTGGCTCGGCCAGGTCAACGACCCCGGCGCCGCCGCCGACATCACCGCCTGGGTCCGCGCCGGCGGCCCCGGCCTGGCCCCGCCACCCGGCGTCCTCGACCTGTACGCCTTCCAACCCTCACGCCGCGTCCGCGCCGAACTCCACGACGAGTAG